The following coding sequences lie in one Spinacia oleracea cultivar Varoflay chromosome 1, BTI_SOV_V1, whole genome shotgun sequence genomic window:
- the LOC110801663 gene encoding uncharacterized protein, with the protein MTSHWIAEHYQNLFKVNLYMRVQDIQETIWLEKGIRVSKDKAARARRRGQALIVGEYKEQYALLPRYAAEILRSNPGNTMKLKLDANVFDRLYLCFEALRKGSLAGCRPFISLDGCFLKGPFGGQFVDNNMSEVFNAYILSARHKPIITMLEDIREGLMDRLHKKRDFIGKKEITLCPRIQILLEKHKIWARGWNAYWDGGFCYGVREGATQVKYVVDLNQHTCSCNAWQTYMKAYEFLLEPLNGPQEWPTSDSIVVAPKVKKVNGRPKTKRRYGVGEVTASGKLKRTGCAMKCILCGVIGHNKKGCKNAPKQQQHSNNYATAEQTTPHQQHPRTSSAIPMHNRGVGIYTYPNGYQRIATVSHSIDSNSFLHVTLLY; encoded by the exons ATGACTTCACATTGGATTGCAGAACACTATCAGAATCTGTTTAAGGTTAACCTTTACATGAGAGTGCAAGATATTCAGGAAACCATTTGGTTAGAAAAGGGTATAAGGGTGAGCAAAGACAAGGCTGCCAGGGCTAGGAGAAGGGGTCAAGCACTCATTGTTGGTGAATACAAAGAGCAGTATGCATTACTCCCAAGGTATGCAGCTGAGATACTAAGAAGCAATCCAGGGAACACAATGAAGTTGAAGTTGGATGCAAATGTGTTTGACAGATTGTATTTGTGTTTTGAGGCACTTAGGAAAGGGTCCTTGGCAGGATGCAGACCTTTCATATCACTTGATGGATGTTTCTTAAAGGGACCATTTGGGGGTCAATT TGTAGACAACAACATGAGTGAGGTGTTTAATGCATACATCTTGAGTGCAAGGCACAAGCCTATTATTACCATGTTGGAAGATATCAGAGAGGGTTTGATGGATCGACTGCACAAGAAAAGAGATTTCATTGGGAAAAAGGAGATAACGTTGTGTCCTAGGATCCAAATTCTGTTAGAGAAACACAAAATTTGGGCTAGGGGTTGGAATGCATACTGGGATGGTGGGTTTTGCTATGGAGTAAGAGAAGGTGCAACACAGGTTAAGTATGTGGTGGATCTGAACCAACATACTTGCAGTTGCAATGCATGGCag ACCTACATGAAGGCATATGAATTTTTGTTAGAGCCTTTAAATGGTCCTCAAGAGTGGCCTACTTCTGATAGCATTGTTGTGGCTCCAAAGGTGAAAAAGGTCAATGGAAGACCTAAAACAAAGAGGAGATATGGTGTTGGAGAGGTAACTGCATCTGGTAAGCTGAAGAGAACAGGCTGTGCCATGAAATGCATCTTATGTGGTGTGATAGGCCACAACAAAAAGGGTTGCAAGAATGCCcctaagcaacaacaacacagcaatAATTATGCTACTGCAGAGCAGACCACACCACATCAACAACACCCAAGAACCAGTTCAGCTATACCAATGCACAATAGGGGTGTGGGTATTTATACCTACCCAAATGGGTATCAAAGAATAGCTACTGTAAGTCATTCAATagactcaaattctttcttacaTGTTACTTTACTGTACTGA